In Pseudomonas sp. PDM14, a genomic segment contains:
- a CDS encoding alpha/beta hydrolase, producing MRETPLFLDGPSGPLEALYLDVPDARGVVLICHPNPVQGGTMLNKVVSTLQRAVRDMGFSTLRFNYRGTGASAGSHDMGTGEVDDAEAAASWLRAQHPQLPLTLCGFSFGGFVAAALAGRLENQGVAVDKLFMVAPAVQRLQAPEHLPEQVTLTVIQPEQDEVIDPEVVYAWSAALQRPHELLKVAECGHFFHGKLPELKDLVQPRL from the coding sequence ATCCGCGAAACCCCTCTCTTCCTCGATGGCCCCAGTGGCCCGCTCGAAGCCCTCTATCTGGACGTCCCCGACGCCCGCGGTGTGGTGCTGATCTGCCACCCCAACCCGGTGCAGGGCGGCACCATGCTGAACAAGGTCGTGTCGACGCTGCAGCGCGCGGTGCGTGACATGGGCTTCAGCACGCTACGCTTCAACTACCGTGGCACCGGGGCCAGTGCCGGCAGCCACGACATGGGCACCGGCGAGGTGGATGACGCCGAAGCCGCCGCGAGCTGGCTGCGTGCCCAGCACCCGCAGCTGCCGCTGACCCTGTGCGGCTTTTCTTTCGGCGGCTTCGTCGCCGCAGCGCTCGCCGGGCGCCTGGAAAACCAGGGCGTGGCGGTCGACAAGCTGTTCATGGTCGCGCCTGCCGTGCAGCGCCTGCAGGCACCCGAGCACCTGCCCGAGCAGGTGACGCTCACCGTGATCCAGCCCGAGCAGGACGAGGTGATCGACCCCGAGGTGGTGTACGCCTGGTCCGCCGCGTTGCAACGTCCCCACGAACTGCTGAAAGTGGCAGAATGCGGCCACTTTTTTCACGGCAAGCTGCCCGAGTTGAAAGACTTGGTGCAGCCGCGACTCTGA
- a CDS encoding YhcB family protein — MEQTITPWLLTAIALLAGVAIGFVLARLLPNAAPNRTQRQLDDMQQRFDSYQSEVVTHFNTTASLVKKLTQSYQEVQEHLSDGANRLALDELTRQRLLAALHVDDGSEKRERLTPPKNNEMPKDYAPKAADAPGTLDETFGLKR; from the coding sequence GTGGAACAGACGATAACGCCCTGGTTGCTCACCGCCATCGCCCTGCTGGCCGGTGTTGCCATCGGCTTTGTACTGGCGCGCCTGCTGCCCAATGCCGCACCCAATCGCACCCAGCGCCAGCTCGACGATATGCAGCAGCGCTTCGATTCCTACCAGAGCGAAGTGGTGACCCATTTCAACACAACCGCCAGCCTGGTGAAGAAACTCACCCAGAGCTACCAGGAAGTGCAGGAACACCTGTCCGATGGCGCCAACCGCCTGGCCCTCGACGAACTCACGCGCCAGCGCCTGCTCGCCGCCCTGCACGTCGATGACGGCAGCGAGAAACGCGAACGCCTGACTCCGCCGAAGAACAACGAAATGCCCAAGGACTACGCGCCGAAAGCCGCCGACGCACCGGGCACGCTGGACGAGACCTTCGGCCTCAAGCGCTGA
- the cysN gene encoding sulfate adenylyltransferase subunit CysN, protein MSHQSELISEDILAYLAQHERKELLRFLTCGNVDDGKSTLIGRLLHDSKMIYEDHLDAITKDSKKVGTTGEDIDLALLVDGLQAEREQGITIDVAYRYFSTTKRKFIIADTPGHEQYTRNMATGASNCDLAIILIDARYGVQTQTKRHSFIASLLGIKHIVIAVNKMDLKGFDQGVFEQIKSDYLAFVEGIAFKPSSMHFVPMSALKGDNVVNKSEQSPWYTGQSLMEILETVEVAGDRNFADLRFPVQYVNRPNLNFRGFAGTLASGIVRKGDEIIALPSGKGSKVKSIVTFEGELEQAGPGQAITLTLEDEIDVSRGDMLVHADNRPQVVDSFDAMLVWMAEEPMLPGKKYDIKRATSYVPGSIASIAHRVDVNTLEEGAASSLQLNEIGKVKVALDAPIALDGYAHNRTTGAFIVIDRLTNGTVGAGMIIAEPVGAGGSTHHGELAHVSTEERAVRFGQQPATVLFSGLSGAGKSTLAYAVERKLFDMGRAVYVLDGQNLRHDLNKGLPQDRAGRTENWRRAAHVARQFNEAGLLTLAAFVAPDAEGREQAKALIGNDRLITVYVQASPQVCAERDPQGLYAAAGDNIPGESFPYDIPLNADLVIDTQSVSVEEGVKLVLDTLRSRGAI, encoded by the coding sequence ATGTCGCACCAATCCGAACTGATCAGCGAGGACATCCTCGCCTACCTGGCCCAGCACGAACGTAAAGAGCTGCTGCGTTTCCTGACGTGCGGCAACGTCGACGACGGCAAGAGCACCCTGATCGGCCGCCTGCTGCATGACTCCAAGATGATCTATGAAGACCATCTGGATGCCATCACCAAAGATTCGAAGAAAGTCGGCACCACCGGTGAAGACATCGACCTGGCGCTGCTGGTCGATGGTCTGCAGGCCGAGCGCGAGCAAGGCATCACCATCGACGTGGCGTACCGCTACTTCAGCACCACCAAGCGCAAGTTCATCATCGCCGACACCCCCGGCCATGAGCAGTACACCCGCAACATGGCGACCGGCGCGTCCAACTGCGACCTGGCGATCATCCTGATCGACGCCCGTTACGGCGTGCAGACCCAGACCAAGCGCCACAGCTTCATTGCGTCGCTGCTAGGCATCAAGCACATCGTCATCGCCGTCAACAAGATGGACCTCAAGGGCTTCGATCAGGGCGTGTTCGAGCAGATCAAGAGCGATTACCTGGCGTTCGTTGAAGGCATTGCCTTCAAGCCAAGTTCGATGCACTTCGTGCCGATGTCGGCCCTGAAGGGCGACAACGTGGTGAACAAGAGCGAGCAGTCGCCCTGGTACACCGGCCAGTCGCTGATGGAAATCCTCGAGACCGTGGAAGTCGCTGGCGACCGCAACTTCGCCGACCTGCGTTTCCCGGTGCAGTACGTCAACCGGCCGAACCTGAACTTCCGCGGCTTCGCCGGCACCCTGGCCAGCGGCATCGTGCGCAAGGGCGACGAAATCATCGCCCTGCCGTCGGGCAAGGGCAGCAAGGTCAAGTCCATCGTCACCTTCGAAGGTGAGCTGGAGCAGGCCGGTCCGGGCCAGGCGATTACCCTGACCCTGGAAGACGAGATCGACGTCTCCCGCGGCGACATGCTGGTGCATGCCGACAACCGTCCGCAGGTGGTCGACAGCTTCGACGCCATGCTGGTGTGGATGGCTGAGGAGCCGATGCTGCCGGGCAAGAAATACGACATCAAACGCGCCACCAGCTACGTGCCGGGCTCGATTGCCAGCATCGCCCATCGCGTCGATGTGAACACCCTGGAAGAGGGCGCCGCGAGCAGCCTGCAGCTCAACGAGATCGGCAAGGTCAAGGTCGCCCTGGATGCGCCGATTGCCCTCGACGGCTACGCGCACAACCGCACCACCGGTGCCTTCATCGTCATCGATCGCCTGACCAACGGCACTGTCGGCGCCGGCATGATCATCGCCGAGCCTGTTGGCGCTGGCGGTAGCACTCATCACGGCGAGCTGGCCCATGTGTCGACCGAAGAGCGTGCCGTGCGCTTCGGCCAGCAACCGGCCACCGTGCTGTTCAGCGGCCTGTCCGGCGCCGGCAAGAGCACCCTGGCCTACGCCGTCGAACGCAAGCTGTTCGACATGGGCCGTGCCGTGTATGTGCTGGATGGCCAGAACCTGCGTCACGACCTGAACAAGGGCCTGCCGCAGGATCGTGCCGGGCGTACCGAGAACTGGCGCCGTGCCGCCCACGTGGCGCGTCAGTTCAACGAAGCCGGCCTGCTGACCCTGGCCGCGTTCGTCGCCCCGGATGCCGAAGGCCGCGAGCAGGCCAAGGCGCTGATCGGCAACGATCGCCTGATCACCGTCTACGTCCAGGCTTCGCCGCAGGTCTGCGCCGAGCGTGACCCGCAGGGCCTGTATGCCGCCGCTGGCGACAACATTCCCGGTGAGTCCTTCCCGTACGACATCCCGCTGAATGCCGATCTGGTGATCGACACCCAGAGCGTGTCGGTGGAAGAGGGCGTGAAGCTGGTGCTGGATACGCTGCGTAGCCGCGGCGCGATCTAA
- the cysD gene encoding sulfate adenylyltransferase subunit CysD, with translation MLDKLTHLKQLEAESIHIIREVAAEFDNPVMLYSIGKDSAVMLHLARKAFFPGKLPFPVMHVDTRWKFQEMYSFREKMVKEYGLDLITHTNPDGVAQDMNPFTYGSAKHTDVMKTEGLKQALDKYGFDAAFGGARRDEEKSRAKERVYSFRDSKHRWDPKNQRPELWNVYNGNVKKGESIRVFPLSNWTELDIWQYIYLEQIPIVPLYFAEEREVIEMNGALIMIDDERILEHLTPEQKASIHKKMVRFRTLGCYPLTGAVKSTASTLPEIIQEMLLAKTSERQGRVIDHDSSGSMEEKKRQGYF, from the coding sequence ATGCTCGACAAACTGACGCACCTGAAACAGCTCGAGGCGGAGAGTATCCACATCATTCGTGAAGTGGCCGCCGAGTTCGACAACCCGGTGATGCTGTATTCCATCGGTAAAGATTCCGCCGTGATGCTGCACCTGGCGCGCAAGGCGTTCTTCCCCGGCAAGCTGCCGTTCCCGGTCATGCACGTGGACACGCGCTGGAAATTCCAGGAGATGTACAGCTTCCGCGAGAAGATGGTCAAAGAATATGGCCTGGACCTGATCACCCACACCAATCCCGATGGCGTGGCGCAGGACATGAACCCCTTCACCTACGGCAGCGCCAAGCACACTGACGTGATGAAGACCGAGGGCCTCAAGCAGGCGCTGGATAAGTACGGCTTCGACGCCGCCTTCGGTGGCGCACGCCGCGACGAAGAGAAGTCGCGTGCCAAAGAGCGCGTGTATTCCTTCCGCGACAGCAAGCACCGCTGGGACCCGAAGAACCAGCGTCCCGAGCTGTGGAACGTGTACAACGGCAACGTCAAGAAGGGCGAGTCGATCCGCGTCTTCCCGCTGTCCAACTGGACCGAGCTGGATATCTGGCAGTACATCTATCTGGAGCAGATCCCGATCGTGCCGCTGTACTTCGCCGAAGAGCGCGAAGTAATCGAGATGAACGGCGCGCTGATCATGATCGACGACGAGCGCATCCTCGAACACCTCACCCCTGAGCAGAAAGCCAGCATCCACAAGAAGATGGTGCGCTTCCGTACCCTGGGCTGCTACCCGCTGACTGGCGCCGTAAAGTCCACCGCCAGCACCCTGCCGGAAATCATTCAGGAAATGCTGTTGGCCAAAACCTCTGAGCGCCAAGGCCGAGTCATCGACCATGACTCTTCCGGTTCGATGGAAGAGAAGAAACGTCAGGGGTACTTTTAA
- a CDS encoding Nif3-like dinuclear metal center hexameric protein: MAIALSTLVEEAERFLNAARINDYCPNGLQVEGRPQVRRIVSGVTASQALVDAAVVAEADVLLVHHGYFWKGEDARITGMKQRRLKALLSNDISLLAYHLPLDVHPEVGNNVQLARQLEIIVEGPLDPDNPRTVGLLGSLAEPMSPRDFARRVQHVLGREPLLVEGEGLVQKIGWCSGGGQGYIDQAIAAGVDLYLTGEASEQTFHSARENGISFIAAGHHATERYGVQALGDYLARRFALEHLFIDCPNPI; encoded by the coding sequence ATGGCCATCGCCCTCAGCACCCTGGTCGAGGAAGCCGAGCGCTTTCTCAATGCCGCGCGGATCAACGACTACTGCCCCAACGGCCTGCAGGTCGAAGGTCGGCCGCAGGTGCGCCGTATCGTCAGCGGCGTGACCGCCAGCCAGGCGCTGGTGGATGCCGCGGTGGTGGCCGAGGCCGATGTGCTGCTGGTGCACCACGGCTACTTCTGGAAGGGCGAGGACGCGCGCATCACCGGGATGAAGCAGCGCCGCTTGAAGGCGCTGCTGAGCAACGACATCAGCTTGCTGGCCTATCACCTGCCGCTCGATGTGCACCCCGAGGTGGGCAACAACGTGCAGCTGGCGCGGCAGCTGGAGATCATCGTCGAAGGCCCGCTGGATCCGGACAACCCGCGCACCGTTGGCCTGCTCGGCTCGCTGGCCGAGCCGATGAGCCCGCGCGACTTTGCCCGCCGTGTGCAGCACGTGCTTGGCCGTGAGCCGTTGCTGGTGGAGGGCGAGGGGCTGGTGCAGAAAATCGGCTGGTGCAGCGGTGGCGGCCAGGGCTACATCGACCAGGCGATTGCCGCGGGTGTCGATCTGTACCTGACAGGCGAGGCCTCGGAGCAGACGTTCCACAGCGCGCGGGAGAACGGCATCAGTTTCATCGCCGCCGGCCACCACGCCACCGAGCGTTACGGCGTGCAGGCGCTGGGCGATTACCTGGCACGCCGTTTTGCCCTTGAACACCTGTTCATCGACTGCCCGAACCCGATTTGA
- the algW gene encoding Do family serine endopeptidase AlgW: MFKALRFFGWPLLAGLLLAMLIIQRYPQWVGLPSQDVHVRQVPRYGVAQEGPVSYAEAVGIAAPAVANLYTTKVVNKSANPLFDDPMFRRFFGDNLPKQRRMESSLGSAVIMSPEGYLLTNNHVTAGADQIVVALKDGRETLARVIGSDPETDLAVLKIDIDNLPAITLGRSDQIKIGDVTLAIGNPFGVGQTVTMGIISATGRNQLGLNTYEDFIQTDAAINPGNSGGALVDAHGNLIGINTAIFSKSGGSQGIGFAIPVKLATEVMKAIIEHGQVIRGWLGIEVQPLTPELAESFDLQGRAGILVAGIYRDGPAQKAGLQPGDLILNIAGETATDGRRSMNQVAQTKPGDTIVIEVLRNGETLKLRAEIGVRPPQSNSVVPPKQ, from the coding sequence ATGTTCAAGGCCCTGCGTTTCTTCGGCTGGCCCCTGCTGGCCGGTCTGTTGCTGGCGATGCTGATCATTCAGCGCTACCCGCAATGGGTTGGCCTGCCCAGCCAGGATGTGCACGTGCGTCAGGTACCGCGCTACGGTGTCGCCCAGGAAGGCCCGGTGTCCTATGCCGAAGCGGTCGGTATTGCCGCGCCGGCGGTGGCCAACCTGTACACCACCAAGGTGGTCAACAAATCCGCCAACCCGCTGTTCGATGATCCGATGTTCCGCCGCTTCTTCGGCGACAACCTGCCCAAGCAGCGGCGCATGGAGTCGAGCCTCGGCTCGGCGGTGATCATGAGCCCGGAAGGCTACCTGCTGACCAACAACCACGTGACCGCCGGCGCCGACCAGATCGTAGTGGCGCTCAAGGATGGCCGCGAGACCCTGGCACGGGTGATCGGCAGCGACCCGGAGACCGACCTCGCGGTGCTCAAGATCGACATCGATAACCTGCCAGCAATCACCCTCGGCCGCTCCGACCAGATCAAGATCGGCGACGTCACCCTGGCCATCGGTAACCCGTTCGGCGTCGGCCAGACCGTGACCATGGGCATCATCAGCGCCACCGGGCGCAACCAGCTGGGCCTCAACACCTACGAAGACTTCATTCAGACCGACGCGGCGATCAACCCGGGCAACTCCGGCGGCGCACTGGTCGATGCCCACGGCAACCTGATCGGCATCAACACCGCGATCTTCTCCAAGTCCGGCGGCTCGCAGGGCATCGGCTTCGCCATCCCGGTGAAGCTGGCCACCGAGGTGATGAAGGCGATCATCGAGCACGGCCAGGTGATCCGCGGCTGGCTGGGCATCGAGGTGCAGCCGCTGACCCCGGAGCTGGCCGAATCCTTCGACCTGCAGGGCCGCGCCGGCATCCTCGTCGCCGGCATCTATCGCGACGGCCCGGCGCAGAAGGCCGGCCTGCAACCGGGCGACCTGATCCTCAACATCGCCGGCGAAACCGCCACCGACGGGCGCCGCTCAATGAACCAGGTGGCGCAGACCAAGCCGGGCGACACCATCGTCATCGAGGTGCTGCGCAACGGCGAAACCCTCAAGCTGCGCGCCGAGATCGGGGTGCGCCCGCCGCAGAGCAACAGCGTCGTCCCGCCCAAGCAGTAA
- a CDS encoding antibiotic biosynthesis monooxygenase, translated as MATPASQLWFTQLIEFDVQPAWQKALVDALALRSERLATRHAGLLAASVQASEDGNRVLHYLQWRSRQECEAACASFNQEPFVDLLREHQARGANFSTFQTISSLARGDDSALHCQLPGQ; from the coding sequence ATGGCGACGCCCGCAAGCCAGCTGTGGTTTACCCAACTGATCGAGTTCGACGTTCAGCCAGCCTGGCAAAAGGCTTTGGTCGATGCGCTGGCGCTGCGCAGCGAGCGACTGGCCACGCGGCACGCTGGCCTGCTGGCGGCCAGTGTGCAGGCCAGTGAGGACGGTAACCGTGTCCTCCATTACCTGCAGTGGCGGTCACGTCAGGAGTGCGAGGCGGCCTGCGCCAGTTTCAATCAGGAGCCGTTCGTCGACCTGCTGCGTGAGCACCAGGCCAGGGGCGCGAACTTCTCCACGTTCCAGACGATCAGCAGCCTGGCGCGTGGCGATGACAGCGCGCTGCACTGTCAATTGCCGGGTCAATAA
- the soxR gene encoding redox-sensitive transcriptional activator SoxR produces MKAKNGAQPALSVGQLAQRSGVAVTALHFYESKGLIHSSRNAGNQRRYARDMLRRVAVIKIAQRLGIPLATIHLALQRLPTDRAPTAADWRQLSEQWRDDLTQRIEKLTALRDQLDGCIGCGCLSMESCPLRNQHDQLAAQGPGAQLLEPGSSDAQGDAIE; encoded by the coding sequence ATGAAAGCGAAGAATGGTGCGCAACCCGCGCTCAGCGTCGGCCAACTGGCACAGCGCAGCGGCGTCGCCGTGACCGCCCTGCACTTTTACGAAAGCAAGGGCCTGATCCACAGCAGCCGCAATGCGGGCAACCAACGGCGTTATGCCCGCGACATGCTGCGCCGGGTGGCGGTGATCAAGATCGCCCAGCGCCTGGGCATCCCGCTGGCCACCATTCACCTCGCCCTGCAACGCCTGCCCACCGACCGCGCGCCCACCGCGGCCGACTGGCGCCAGTTATCAGAGCAATGGCGGGACGACCTCACTCAGCGCATCGAGAAGCTCACCGCCCTGCGCGACCAACTCGATGGCTGCATCGGCTGCGGCTGCCTGTCGATGGAGAGCTGCCCGCTACGCAATCAGCATGATCAGCTGGCGGCGCAGGGGCCGGGCGCGCAGTTGCTGGAGCCCGGCAGCAGCGACGCCCAGGGGGATGCGATCGAGTAG
- a CDS encoding ChaN family lipoprotein gives MRVALLCCALLLSACQSTDLLPPPAWLSPDGREHAELGQIRDLRSGELLSPQQLVERLAGAPRVLVGEQHDNPDHHALQLWLLRSLTTQREQGSLLLEMLTPAQQAKVDAAQVLSRDGRQPANLIGALAWQKGWDWSVYGPLVSYSLRQPYPLLAANLERAEIMQIYMQKPVLDGAASTAPAVQERLLDDIRESHCGLLPDSQLPAMLAVQQQRDRRMAERVLAAPQPAVLLAGAFHVRKDQGVPLHLADLGAGEGTAVLVLAEVGKPVEADSADYVWYTAALPPQDHCAKLRR, from the coding sequence ATGCGTGTTGCCTTGCTGTGTTGTGCGCTGCTGCTGAGCGCCTGTCAGTCCACTGATCTACTGCCACCGCCCGCCTGGCTCAGCCCGGATGGGCGTGAACATGCCGAACTGGGGCAGATCCGCGACCTGCGCAGCGGCGAGCTGCTCAGCCCGCAGCAGTTGGTCGAGCGCCTGGCCGGCGCGCCTCGGGTGCTGGTCGGTGAACAGCACGACAACCCCGATCACCACGCCCTGCAGCTCTGGTTGTTGCGCAGCCTCACCACGCAGCGGGAGCAGGGCAGCCTGTTGCTGGAGATGCTCACGCCGGCGCAGCAGGCCAAGGTCGATGCCGCTCAGGTGCTCAGCCGCGACGGCCGGCAACCGGCGAACCTGATCGGCGCGCTGGCCTGGCAGAAGGGCTGGGACTGGTCCGTGTACGGGCCGCTGGTGAGCTACTCGCTGCGTCAGCCGTATCCGCTGCTCGCGGCCAATCTGGAGCGTGCCGAAATCATGCAGATCTATATGCAGAAGCCGGTGCTTGACGGTGCCGCGTCTACGGCGCCGGCGGTGCAGGAACGTCTGCTCGACGACATCCGCGAATCGCATTGCGGCCTGCTGCCAGATAGCCAGTTGCCGGCCATGCTCGCCGTGCAGCAGCAGCGTGATCGGCGCATGGCCGAACGTGTGCTGGCCGCACCACAGCCAGCGGTGCTGCTGGCCGGTGCCTTCCATGTGCGCAAGGACCAGGGGGTGCCGTTGCACCTGGCGGACCTGGGCGCGGGCGAGGGCACCGCCGTGCTGGTGCTGGCGGAAGTCGGCAAGCCGGTCGAGGCCGACAGTGCCGATTACGTCTGGTATACAGCAGCGTTGCCGCCGCAGGATCACTGCGCAAAATTGCGCCGCTAG
- a CDS encoding heme ABC transporter ATP-binding protein, translating to MLRAENLVVQRGTRTVLDGVDLQLHAGEVLGVLGPNGAGKSTLLDVLSGELQPAQGTVWLGERHLGEWPGVERARRLAVLPQSSTLSFAFPVEAVVGMGRLPHASGQARDAQIVAAALQAADASHLAGRRYTALSGGERQRVHLARVLAQLWPGAAGQTLLLDEPTSMLDPLHQHTTLRAVREFAGHGAAVLVILHDLNLAARYCDRLLLLHEGRPHVIGSPDEVLTAAALHTVFGLEVLIQRHPERDHPLIVAR from the coding sequence TTGCTGCGCGCCGAGAATTTGGTGGTGCAGCGCGGCACCCGCACCGTGCTGGATGGCGTCGACCTGCAGCTGCACGCCGGTGAAGTGCTCGGCGTGCTCGGCCCCAACGGCGCCGGCAAGAGCACCCTGCTCGACGTGCTGAGCGGCGAACTGCAACCGGCGCAGGGCACGGTCTGGCTGGGCGAGCGTCACCTCGGCGAGTGGCCGGGCGTGGAGCGTGCGCGGCGTCTGGCGGTGCTGCCGCAGAGTTCGACGCTGAGCTTTGCCTTCCCGGTCGAGGCGGTGGTCGGCATGGGCCGCTTGCCGCACGCCAGTGGCCAGGCGCGCGATGCGCAAATCGTCGCTGCTGCCCTGCAGGCGGCTGATGCCTCACACCTTGCTGGCAGGCGCTATACCGCGTTGTCCGGGGGCGAGCGCCAGCGCGTGCACCTGGCGCGGGTATTGGCGCAACTGTGGCCGGGTGCTGCCGGGCAGACCCTGCTGCTCGACGAGCCGACCTCGATGCTCGACCCGCTGCATCAACACACCACCTTGCGTGCGGTGCGCGAGTTTGCTGGGCATGGCGCGGCGGTGCTGGTGATCCTGCATGACCTCAACCTGGCGGCGCGATACTGCGACCGCCTGCTGCTCCTGCATGAAGGCCGCCCGCATGTGATCGGCAGCCCCGACGAGGTGCTCACCGCTGCGGCGCTGCACACGGTGTTCGGCCTGGAAGTGCTGATCCAGCGTCACCCCGAGCGCGACCATCCGCTGATCGTCGCGCGCTGA
- a CDS encoding FecCD family ABC transporter permease, giving the protein MTSAVHTRPLFIALGVLLALALWLSLALGPVSLPLGDTLRAALRLAGVPLAPEGLEQAELILGQIRLPRTLLGLAVGAVLALSGVAMQGLFRNPLADPGLVGVSSGAALGAAIVIVGGAAIGGLNESIAPYLLSACAFAGGLLVTALVYRLGSRDGQTSVVTMLLAGIALNALAFACIGLFTYLADDATLRTLTFWNLGSLNGASYARLWPLLLVTLAVVCWLPRRAKALNALLLGESEARHLGFEVERLKRELVLCTALGVGAAVAAAGLIGFIGLVVPHLVRLIAGPDHRILLPASALAGASLLLFADLAARLLLAPAELPIGIVTALIGAPFFLYLLLRGRTR; this is encoded by the coding sequence ATGACTTCAGCTGTACATACGCGCCCATTGTTCATCGCACTGGGCGTTCTGCTCGCGCTCGCCCTCTGGCTGTCGCTGGCGCTGGGCCCGGTCAGCCTGCCGCTGGGCGACACGTTGCGCGCCGCCTTGCGCCTGGCCGGCGTGCCGCTGGCGCCGGAAGGGCTGGAGCAGGCCGAGCTGATCCTCGGCCAGATCCGCTTGCCGCGCACCCTGCTCGGGCTGGCTGTCGGCGCCGTGCTGGCGCTGTCCGGGGTGGCGATGCAGGGCCTGTTCCGCAACCCGCTGGCTGACCCCGGTCTGGTCGGGGTCTCCAGTGGTGCAGCGCTCGGTGCGGCGATTGTCATTGTTGGCGGCGCGGCAATCGGCGGCCTGAACGAGTCGATCGCACCGTACCTGTTGTCCGCCTGCGCCTTCGCCGGTGGCCTGCTGGTGACCGCACTGGTCTACCGCCTCGGCAGCCGTGACGGGCAAACCAGCGTGGTGACCATGCTGCTCGCCGGTATCGCCCTGAATGCCCTGGCGTTCGCCTGCATCGGTCTGTTCACCTACCTGGCCGACGACGCCACCCTGCGCACCCTGACGTTCTGGAACCTCGGCAGTCTCAATGGTGCGAGTTACGCACGCCTGTGGCCGCTGCTGCTGGTGACGCTGGCTGTGGTGTGCTGGCTGCCGCGCCGGGCCAAGGCGCTGAACGCGCTGCTGCTCGGCGAGTCGGAGGCACGCCATCTGGGTTTCGAGGTCGAGCGGCTGAAGCGCGAGCTGGTGCTGTGCACCGCCCTCGGTGTTGGTGCCGCGGTGGCGGCCGCCGGTTTGATCGGCTTCATCGGCCTGGTGGTGCCGCACCTAGTGCGGCTGATCGCCGGCCCCGACCACCGCATCCTGCTGCCGGCTTCGGCATTGGCTGGCGCCAGCCTGCTGCTGTTCGCCGACCTCGCCGCGCGCCTGCTGCTGGCGCCCGCCGAGTTGCCGATCGGCATCGTTACCGCGCTGATCGGTGCACCGTTCTTCCTCTACCTGCTGCTGCGGGGGCGCACCCGATGA
- a CDS encoding heme/hemin ABC transporter substrate-binding protein, with protein sequence MRVAVSLAGLCAGLFLSHAALAADALPQRWVSAGGSLSEWVVLLGGEGKLVGVDTTSMHPASLKALPSIGYQRQLAAEGILSLRPDLLLGTEEMGPPPVIEQVKAAGVKVESLPSKAELPVLEQNLRRIGELLGDVPRAEQTFADYRARLERQAQWVEQTQKAHKAPRVLLLLGHAGSNPMAAGKDTAAAWVIERAGGRNITEHDGYKAISTEALAALDPDVVVFADRRLTGEEAKQALLKQNPALAMTRAGKDGRLLPLDPTLLVGGLGPRLPDGVAELSAGFYPQAPALTATSQNQP encoded by the coding sequence ATGCGTGTTGCAGTTTCCCTTGCCGGCCTGTGCGCCGGTCTGTTCCTGAGTCATGCGGCGCTGGCCGCCGATGCGCTGCCGCAACGCTGGGTCAGTGCCGGCGGTTCGCTGAGCGAGTGGGTGGTCCTGCTCGGTGGCGAAGGCAAGCTGGTCGGCGTCGACACCACCAGCATGCACCCGGCCTCGCTGAAGGCGCTGCCGAGCATCGGCTATCAGCGTCAGCTGGCCGCCGAGGGCATCCTTTCGTTGCGCCCGGACCTGTTGCTGGGCACCGAAGAAATGGGCCCGCCGCCGGTGATCGAGCAGGTCAAGGCGGCTGGTGTGAAGGTCGAGTCGCTGCCGTCCAAGGCCGAGTTGCCGGTGCTCGAGCAGAACCTGCGTCGTATCGGCGAACTGCTGGGCGATGTGCCGCGGGCCGAGCAGACGTTTGCCGACTACCGCGCTCGCCTGGAACGTCAGGCGCAATGGGTCGAGCAGACGCAGAAGGCGCACAAGGCGCCGCGCGTTCTGCTGCTGCTCGGTCATGCCGGCAGCAACCCGATGGCCGCTGGCAAGGATACTGCCGCCGCCTGGGTGATCGAGCGTGCGGGCGGGCGGAACATCACCGAGCACGATGGCTACAAGGCGATCTCTACCGAGGCATTGGCCGCGCTCGACCCGGACGTGGTGGTGTTCGCCGATCGCCGTCTGACCGGCGAGGAGGCCAAGCAGGCGCTGCTCAAGCAGAACCCGGCGCTGGCCATGACCCGTGCCGGCAAGGATGGGCGCCTGCTGCCACTGGACCCGACCCTGCTGGTCGGTGGCCTGGGACCGCGCCTGCCTGACGGGGTGGCCGAGTTGTCCGCAGGCTTTTATCCTCAGGCTCCTGCCCTGACTGCGACAAGCCAGAACCAGCCATGA